A window from Podospora bellae-mahoneyi strain CBS 112042 chromosome 1 map unlocalized CBS112042p_1, whole genome shotgun sequence encodes these proteins:
- the HTS1 gene encoding Cytoplasmic and mitochondrial histidine tRNA synthetase (COG:J; EggNog:ENOG503NVF4) encodes MQSSWILAIRSVRPSRRLAPTLTFRPTCLSAPASRRCFHISSPRPQDINPAIEDMAPKAPKFEIKTPKGTRDWSGADMVLREKIFNTITNVFKRHGGVTIDTPVFELKEILAGKYGEDSKLIYDLADQGGELCSLRYDLTVPFARFLAMNKDISQIKRYHIAKVYRRDQPAVKKGRMREFYQCDFDIAGLYDPMIPDAEIIRIINEVFEGLGWQGKYTIKLNSRKILDGIFQVCGVPEASIRPISSAVDKLDKMPWEDVRKEMVEEKGLAPEIADKIGKYVVLKGKRDLLEQLQKDEELAANPSMQQGFADMDLLFTYLDAFNAGHSVSFDLSLARGLDYYTGVIYEVVTEGSAPKVSAASADASAEKSKKKKGKAGEDEDRSDDPTVGIGSVAAGGRYDNLVGMFSGKTQVPCVGISFGIDRIFSIMRANQAKKERKNEVDVFVMAFGGGKDFTGLLKERSEIAARLWDANIKAEFLYKVKPKLQNQFKAAEANGVPFALILGEDELAQGKIKIKEMGLPEDHPLKEGELIDLKNLTKEVQVRIERKKQLDAIVEQAEGLRVVGGIKGEDVKVEQLAKEGEGGEEVKVEN; translated from the exons ATGCAGAGCTCGTGGATACTTGCCATCCGGTCTGTTCGACCATCACGACGACTGGCCCCGACATTGACCTTCCGCCCAACCTGCCTCTCCGCTCCCGCTTCCAGACGGTGCTTCCACATCTCGTCACCGAGACCCCAGGACATCAACCCCGCTATCGAAGACATGGCGCCAAAGGCCCCCAAGTTCGAGATCAA GACCCCTAAGGGCACCAGAGACT GGTCCGGCGCGGACATGGTCCTGAGGGAGAAGatcttcaacaccatcaccaacgtcTTCA AGCGCCACGGCGGTGTAACAATCGACACTCCTGTTTTTGAGTTGAAGG AGATTCTTGCCG GGAAATATGGAGAGGATAGCAAGCTCATT TATGACCTTGCCGATCAGGGCGGCGAGCTCTGCAGTTTGAGATACGACTTGACCGTCCCGTTCGCTCGGTTCCTGGCGATGAACAAGGACATTTCACAGATCAAGCGTTATCACATTGCGAAGGTCTACCGAAGAGACCAGCCTGCGGTCAAGAAGGGCCGTATGAGAGAGTTT TATCAATGCGA TTTCGATATTGCTGGACTCTACGACCCAATGATCCCAGACGCCGAGATC ATCAGAATCATCAACGAAGTCTTCGAGGGCCTTGGCTGGCAAGGAAAGTacaccatcaagctcaacTCACGCAAGATTCTTGATGGCATCTTCCAGGTCTGTGGTGTTCCCGAGGCCTCCATCCGCCCCATCTCGTCCGCCGTCGACAAGCTTGACAAGATGCCATGGGAGGATGTCCGCAAGGAGATggtcgaggagaagggacTTGCGCCAGAGATTGCCGACAAGATCGGAAAGTACGTCGTGCTCAAGGGCAAGCGGGACCTGCTCGAGCAGCTGCAAaaggacgaggagctggccgCCAACCCCTCGATGCAACAAGGTTTCGCCGACATGGATCTCCTCTTCACCTACCTCGACGCCTTCAACGCCGGCCACAGTGTCTCGTTCGATCTCTCACTAGCCAGAGGTCTGGACTACTACACTGGAGTTATCTATGAGGTTGTCACCGAGGGGTCAGCCCCCAAGGtttctgctgcttctgctgatGCCTCGGCGGAAAAatccaagaagaaaaagggcaaggctggggaagatgaggatcGCTCTGATGACCCGACAGTAGGCATTGGCTCCGTCGCTGCTGGTGGAAGATACGACAACCTCGTTGGTATGTTCTCTGGCAAAACCCAGGTCCCTTGCGTGGGTATCAGCTTCGGTATCGACCGTATCTTCTCCATCATGAGGGCGAaccaggccaagaaggagaggaaaaaCGAGGTTGATGTCTTCGTCATGGCCTTTGGTGGCGGCAAGGACTTTACTGGTTTACTGAAGGAGAGAAGTGAGATTGCGGCCCGTTTGTGGGACGCTAACATCAAG GCCGAGTTCCTCTACAAGGTCAAGCCCAAGCTCCAAAACCAGttcaaggctgccgaggcgaATGGTGTGCCGTTTGCGCTTATTCTGGGAGAGGACGAGCTGGCTCAGggcaagatcaagatcaaggagatgggTCTGCCGGAGGATCACCCGCtgaaggagggagagctgaTTGATTTGAAGAACTTGACCaaggaggtgcaggtgaggattgagaggaagaagcagcTGGATGCTATTGTTGAGcaggcggaggggttgagggttgtgggggggatcaagggggaggatgtgaaggttgagcagctggctaaggagggagaggggggggaggaggttaaGGTCGAGAACTAA